In Natronococcus sp. AD-5, the genomic window AAGACCGGTCATCCGGGGCTGAACAGTCGGAGACCGATCAGTCCGCGGCCGCACGATCTTCACCCGACGAGGCGACGGCCGCACAGTCCGTGACGGACGACCGGCCCGCTGCGGCGACGGACGTCGAGACGAACGCACACTCCGCCGACGTCCGGGAGGCGGGAACCGACGCGCCGGCGGTCGAATCCGAGGACTCGGCACAGGCGAGCGCTCGAAGCGACGTCGTTCCGGCGGACGATCTCCCGACAAATGCGGGACAGGACGACGATTCCGGTGCGGTCACCGACGTCGGCGGAACCACCGGAAGCGGCGCGGGCGGCGGGAGCGATCAGCCGCCGAACGACGGCCGGGTCGTCAGCGAGCCGACGGGCGAACAGCCGTCGATCGAGGATCTCCGGGCGGAACTCAACGAGCAGTTCGAGAGCATCAAGATCGTTCGCCCGGGCCAGTACGAACTCAACCTCATGGAGCTCTACAACCGCGACGAGTACATCATCTCGCTCCAGGAGGACGGCCGATACGTTATCGACGTCCCGGATTCGTGGCACGACAGCGGGGAGGAATAACGACGACCGCGTCGACCTTCGTCGTCCGCCGGCGTCGGCTCTACTACCGCGGGATTTTCACCCTTCTCGAGTTACCCGATTCGGTTGTAACCGCCTCAGTACCGGGCTCGAACCGCGTTCTCGAGGACCGACTCTCCACTTCGACCGTGACCGCTGGTGCGATCACCGTTCGCGCGAGTACGAAGGTGGTGACCGCCCGCCGAGAGCAGTCACCGTCAGCGTTAGGTCGTCGGCCCCGTCGCGAAGCCGATTACTGCCGGCGTCGATCGCGTTCCACGGGAAACGGTGCCCTCGTGTTTCTCTCCGCGAGGATGCGATTACCGCGAGAGGGCGACGATCGATCCGACGGAGCACCGGTTCGGCCCCGATTTCGGGCGAGACAGATGGATTTAAGCGACGCGGCCGATAGCGTCCGAACATGAGTACTGCAACCAAGGTCGTCCTCACGACGGTCGCTGCATCGACCCTGCTGTCGGTCCTGATCATCTTCCAGACGGTCTTCGTCTGATGTTCGAAGGCCGAGAGCTCTCGAGCCCGGTCGAGGCGGTCCGGGCTGACCACGCGCCCGGCGCCGTCGTCGTCGACTGCGAGCGCGACTTCGAGACGCTCCCGCCGGCCCAGGCCGAGGACCTGGGACTGCTCGTCGACGCGCTCGAGCCGACGAGTTATCCCGCCGAGTGGCTCCCGGCGGACGCGCCGGAACTGCTCGCTCGCTACGCGGGCTCCGATTTCACCGTCGGAATGCCGGGTGACGGGAGCATCGCCTGGACGCGCCAGACCGAACCGCCGACGGTTATCGTCAAACCCCGCGTCGAAGGCACGCCGGAGCCGTTCCTGAATTTTCTGCTCGCGGAGGCGCTCGTGGAGGTCGGACTCGACGTTCCCGAACACTTTATCGGCTTCTTCGAGGACGAGTACCGCTCGCTCGACCGGGCGACGAGGCTCGATCCAGGCGGCACCTATCAGGTCGCAGCGGCGCTCTACGACGCCTGGAAGGGGCTCCACACGCGCGAGGTGTTCGCCGGGTGGCGCGACGATCATCCCGAACTCGCCGACGCCTGGCAGGACGCCGGAGTGCGCCTCGAGGATCGAGTCTCCGGCCTGCCGCGAGCCGTCGCCCGCGGCGAAACGGACTTCGCGGACGCGACGGAGCTGGCCTGCGCGGCGATCAAGCACGCGATCGAACTCCCGGCGCCGTTCGCCGCCCTCGACACCGACGCCTACCGGGAGCACGGCCCCGGGTACGCGATCACGTGGGCCGAGAAGACGTTCGACGCGCTCGAGGGGTAACCCGATTTCGCGCCGAGAACGGGCCTGGTTCGGGCGTCCTCGACGCGCTCGAGGACGATCCGTTCCTCGAACCCCCCGCGTTCCGTCCGCTTTTCGCGACGCTCGCTCTCGACCGTTTCGCGGTCTCGGCCCTGCGCCTCGAGAATCGCGTCGACGCCCTCTAGCACGTCGGCCAGTTCCGCTGCGTCTCTCGACTCGTCGAACTCCCTGGCCTCCTCGAGGAGCTTCGCCGCGAGTCTGTCGGCGTACTCTTCGTCGTCGGCGACGTGTGTTGCCGGGTGCTCGTCCTGACGTTCGATAATTTCGGGAATACGATCGCGGACGAGTTTGTCGTACTCGGCGGGCACGGGATGTCGGAACGAGACGGCCGTGCGCTCAGAACGTTGCGTCGACGCTACCGTTCTCGTCGAGGTCGATGACCCCGTCGAACAGCGTCCGGAACTCGTCGACGAGCGACTCGTCGTGCGGGTCCTCCGAGAGGTGGAACAGCCCGACCGCCTCGTGCTCCTCGAGCAGCGAGAGGATCCGTTCGGCGGCTTCTAGCGCTCGTTCCTCGCCGGCGTAGTAGGCGAGTTCGGTGACCGAGTCGAAGCTGATCCGGAGTTTGCCGTCGTGGTCGGCGAGGAAGCCGTCGATGTGGTCGACGATGCCGTCGACATCGTCCGGGGCGGCGACGTAGTGGACGGTGTCGCTCGAACGTCGCGAGTAGCCCCGTTCGATGGAAAGCGTGTCGAGAATCTCGGCGCGGTTCTCGTCGACGTCGTAGTACTCGAGTTTCTGCCTGACCTCGCGAGCGGTCGTCCGGGTGGAGACGACGAGAAAGTTGTCGGTGTCGGTCTTGAGGAAATCGGTGTCGATGCGGTCCGTCTCGCCGGTGCTCGGGTGAAGCAAGAGAATCCCGGTCCCCCCAGGAACCGTCTCGGGCGTCCCTTCGATTGCCAGCTCGTACTCCATATGGCGTGATCAAATTTCGGAACCGACTTAATACTGCGGATCTCTCCATCGGGCGCGCACGCGGCGTCGGTCGTCGCGCGTTCGCGATCTCGATTCCGATTATCTCCGCGAAAAAAGGGGTGAGAGGCCGATATCGATCCTCTTGCTGGCTCGCCGGCCATCCGATGCCCACGGATTTCGGCCAACCTAAACCTCTCCGGACGAATCTTTTTAGGCCAGCCTAAAGAATCTGTCGGTAAGCGCTCCGAGCCGGGACGCGGTTTCCGTTCGACGTGACGGACCGGGCCGCCGTCCTACCGCTGCCGCTCGAGTCGAACCGGTTTTGACGCTCTGGACTGATATGTCCCTTATGAGCGTTCGCGAGGAGTTCGACGACTGGGCCGCGAGCGGCAAGGACAGGGGAATGGAGGAGCGCCACTGGCACACCGCCAAGCACGCGCTCGCGCGAATGCCCGTCGAACCGGGCGACACCGTCCTCGATCTGGGCTGCGGCAGCGGCTACGCCGGCCGCGCGCTCCGAGATACGAAGGACGCGGGCCGGATCTACGGACTCGACGGCTCGCCGGAGATGGCCCGCAACGCCGCGGACTACACGGACGACGGCCGGGTCGGCTACGTCGTCGGCGACTTCGGTTCGCTCCCGTTCGCCGACGACTCGATCGATCACGTTTGGAGCATGGAGGCGTTCTACTACGCCGCCGATCCGCACGAGACGCTCGAGGAAATCGCCCGCGTGCTCCGTCCCGGCGGCACGTTCTACTGCGCCGTTAACTACTACGAGGAGAATACCCACTCCCACGAGTGGCAGGAGTTCATCTCGATCGAGATGACCCGCTGGGATCGCGACCGGTACCGCGATGCCTTCCGGGAAGCGGGGCTGTACGTCGCCGAACAGGATAACATCCCGGACCGCGAGATCACGATCCCCGGCGAGGCCGAGTTCCCGCTCGAGGACTGGGACACCCGCGAGGCGATGGTCGAACGCTACCGGGAGTACGGCACTCTCCTGACGGTCGGCGTAGCCCCTTGATTTCGGGTCGAAGCCCCCGACGAACCCCTTGGTTTCCACTCGAACCGAACTCGAAACCCGGTTCGATCCGGCTCACGTCATCCGATTCACATCCTTCACACGGTTCCGAGTCAGTCTTCGAAACTCGCCGCCGCTCGAGTTGAAACGGTCCTCGTCGATTCTCTCACGCCGCGACCGTCAGTTCGACCCGAACCGCTCCCCGGCGGGGATCGCGACCTCGAGCCAGTTCTCCTCGGGCGGGAGCGGGCAGTCGAAGGTCTCGCTGTAGGCGCAAAACGGGGTGTACGCGAGGTTGAAGTCGACGACGATCTCGTCGCCGGTCTCGAGGTCGCGGTCGGGCGCGAGTTCCATGTACCGCCCGCCCCGGTAGCTCTGCTGGCCGGTCGTCTTGTCGCGGAACGGAATAAAGAGCGGCTCCTCGTTCGGGCTCTCGAGCTGGTAGGCGACCAGTTCGAACGTGCCGTCCTCGAGATCCTCGTCTTCCCGTTTAAGCTCGAACTCGAGCGTGACGGTCCGGAGATAGCGCATCTCCCGGTCCGCGGTCGTGTCCATCAACACGACCTCCGGATCGTCGTGGACCTCGGCGGTCGCGACGACGCGGTAGGTCGGATCCGGGGCGAAGTACTCGAGGCCGTCGAAGCCGTCGCGCTCCTCGGGCGGGATCGGCGACTGGGGGTGCTCGGCGAAGAACTCGTCCTTCTCGGCGCGTTTCGCCTCGAGTTCGTCGCGCCACTCGTCGACGTCGATAGAATCGGTCATACGGTTCGTTGGAAGGCGAGACTGGAAGGCGTTGCGTTTGTCGAGGTCGTGCTCGTCGCGAGTTCGGCGTACGTCTACAACAATTGTTACTAAATCAGTGAGAACAGTTATTATCTCGGCCGCACGACCCTCACGGTATGTGGCCGTGGGAACACGCAATCGTGGGGTATCTCGCGTACTCGCTGTTTTGCCACGCGTATTACCGGGACTCGCCGGGCGGACTCGAGGCACTCGCGGTCGTCTTCGCGTCGGTACTCCCCGATCTGATCGACAAGCCGCTGACGTGGGAGTACGAGGTCTTCGAGGTGGGGTACGCGATCGGCCACTCGATTTTCTTCGCGGTTCCGCTCTCGATCGTCGTCGGGGCGCTCGCCAGGTCCCTCGGTCGGGGACCGACCGGGGTCGCGTTCGCCGTCGGCTACCTCCTGCACCTGCCGGCCGACGTCGTCGACCGCTACGTTCGGGACGACCACCTCAGCTTCTGGATCGTCCTGTGGCCGTTCAGGCAGGACGAAGCACGGCTCTACGCCTACGGGGACGGCCCCGACTTCGTCGACCAGTTCTTCCTCCTGCTCGGTACCTACCGGCACGAGCTGTTCGCGAGCGACCCCTCGACGTACGTCCTGCTCCAGGCCGGGATGGCCGGCTTCGCCGCCCTGCTATGGCTCGTCGACGGCGCGCCGGTCCTCCGCGAGTGCGTGCTCGGCGGCAAACGCCTCGCCGAGACGACGATCGATCGGATCGAAACCCGGACCCGGTAACCGTTTCGGCGGCGTCGACACGGAATCGATCCGGACGTTTATATCCGAAGCCGCGCCAACTGGTCCGTCAACGCTATGAGCGACGGACGATGAGTACGGCAGGAATGACGAACTGGCGCTCGATCTTCGGCCACGAGCAACCCTACGACGAGCAAGTCGACGGCATCGAGACCGCCGTCGACACCGCTCGAGACGACGGTTACACCGTCATCGAGGGCGCCTGTGGCACCGGAAAGACGATGATCGCGCTCACCGCGGGGATCGATCTCGTGCGCGATCCCGACACCGACTACGAGCGCGTCTTCGTGCTCACGAGCGTCAAGCAGCAGCTGCGCCAGTTCGAAGCGGACCTCGAGACGATCAACGCGAACCTCCCCGACGACTGGAACCCGGTTTCGGGACTGACGCTCGTCGGGAAGGCCGACGTCTGCCCGTACAACCGCGAGAAGGCGGGCGGCGTCGACGACGGCAACGTTTACGATCGCTGTGAGAGCCTTCGGGATCGGACCCGCGACCTCACCGGCGAGGGCGGCGAGACGACCGCCGGAACCCTGACCGCACGCGCGCGCCAGCAACAGACCGGGCTCGCCGACAGCGGGCGGGCGGGAGCGGCGGGCCGGTTCCTCGAGACCGCCGGCGAGACCGCCGCCTATCCGCCGGAGATGCCCACTTACGGCGACGGCGGCCCCGTCGGCGCCGAAACCGAATACTGTCCGTTCTACGCGCGGTACCTCGAGGACCTGCCCGACGAGGAGAGCGAGGGGGACGCGTCGGAAGCGGTCCCGTTCGACTTCACCAGCGCCGGACTGCTCGCTCCCGAGGACCTGATCGCCCGCTCCGTTCGCCACGGCACCTGTCCCCACTCCGTGATGGGGGCGCTGCTCGGCCACGTCGAGGTCGTCATCGGAAACTACTACCACGCGTTCGATCCGACCACGACGACCGCCTTCACCGGCGCCCTGCTCGACGACTCGACGTTCGTCGTCTGCGACGAGGCGCACATGCTCGAGCCCCGCGTGCGCGCCCTGGTCAGCGACGGCGTCGCCGACGCGACGCTGCGCGACGCCGAGACCGAACTCTCGCGGGTCATCCAGCCGCTCAAGTTCGAACGAGAGGGGCGCCAGGCCCAGGGCGGATCGAAGACCGCCGACGCCGACCTCGTCCGCGGGGAACTCGCCGACGGCGACGTCTCGTTCGAGGAACTGAACCGCACGCTCGAGTTCGTCCAGGACCTCCGAAGCGAGCTCGACCGCCGGGTCACCGCCCACCTCGACCGAAATCACCGGGGGTGGCAGTCGAACCTCACCGAGCTCGGGGACGACGAAATCCCGCTCCGCGATCCGCAGGAGCCCGCCGAGGACGAACTCACCGAGTGGGCCGCCAACGCCGGCTACAGCGACGCGGTCTGGGTTCGGGTCGAGGCCGTCGGCGCCGTCGTCGAGCGCGTGCTGAACGAGGCCGAGGACGAAGAACGGACCCGCGCCGCTCCCGCCGTCGGTCGCGTCCTCGGCGAGTGGTACCGCCGCGGCCACACCGACTACTTCCGGGAGATCGAACTCGAGCGCACCTGGAACGAGACCGAACCGGCCGACTCGTGGCGGCG contains:
- a CDS encoding class I SAM-dependent methyltransferase, which translates into the protein MSVREEFDDWAASGKDRGMEERHWHTAKHALARMPVEPGDTVLDLGCGSGYAGRALRDTKDAGRIYGLDGSPEMARNAADYTDDGRVGYVVGDFGSLPFADDSIDHVWSMEAFYYAADPHETLEEIARVLRPGGTFYCAVNYYEENTHSHEWQEFISIEMTRWDRDRYRDAFREAGLYVAEQDNIPDREITIPGEAEFPLEDWDTREAMVERYREYGTLLTVGVAP
- a CDS encoding DUF1684 domain-containing protein; this encodes MTDSIDVDEWRDELEAKRAEKDEFFAEHPQSPIPPEERDGFDGLEYFAPDPTYRVVATAEVHDDPEVVLMDTTADREMRYLRTVTLEFELKREDEDLEDGTFELVAYQLESPNEEPLFIPFRDKTTGQQSYRGGRYMELAPDRDLETGDEIVVDFNLAYTPFCAYSETFDCPLPPEENWLEVAIPAGERFGSN
- a CDS encoding ATP-dependent DNA helicase; translated protein: MTNWRSIFGHEQPYDEQVDGIETAVDTARDDGYTVIEGACGTGKTMIALTAGIDLVRDPDTDYERVFVLTSVKQQLRQFEADLETINANLPDDWNPVSGLTLVGKADVCPYNREKAGGVDDGNVYDRCESLRDRTRDLTGEGGETTAGTLTARARQQQTGLADSGRAGAAGRFLETAGETAAYPPEMPTYGDGGPVGAETEYCPFYARYLEDLPDEESEGDASEAVPFDFTSAGLLAPEDLIARSVRHGTCPHSVMGALLGHVEVVIGNYYHAFDPTTTTAFTGALLDDSTFVVCDEAHMLEPRVRALVSDGVADATLRDAETELSRVIQPLKFEREGRQAQGGSKTADADLVRGELADGDVSFEELNRTLEFVQDLRSELDRRVTAHLDRNHRGWQSNLTELGDDEIPLRDPQEPAEDELTEWAANAGYSDAVWVRVEAVGAVVERVLNEAEDEERTRAAPAVGRVLGEWYRRGHTDYFREIELERTWNETEPADSWRRAYTARLALHNCVPSDAIGERLGTFGGGILMSATLEPMDAFTEVTGLDYLAREEDRPVVERRYGLHFPEANRESFAVAAPKFTYDNRGAPGEASEAHRASSEAGEQRPQNPTRTHYADAIAKVARLPGNVLVGMPSYAEAEWTAGVLEDRIDKPVLLDAASDDETTQSLKSEFFAGDGKVLVTSLRGTLTEGVDYSGDRLSAAVVCGVPIVNTSSPRTKAVRRAYDDEFGDGFTYALTIPAVRKARQAIGRVIRSPEDVGVRVLLDERYARDSWDSVRPYLPDDGEFQPVSPDMLEHGLDRFRSRLSQ
- a CDS encoding nucleoside triphosphate pyrophosphohydrolase, with product MPAEYDKLVRDRIPEIIERQDEHPATHVADDEEYADRLAAKLLEEAREFDESRDAAELADVLEGVDAILEAQGRDRETVESERREKRTERGGFEERIVLERVEDARTRPVLGAKSGYPSSASNVFSAHVIAYPGPCSR
- a CDS encoding OapC/ArvC family zinc-ribbon domain-containing protein; translated protein: MPHQCTNCGRTFPDGSKEMLSGCPDCGGNKFQFAPSSGATAAGGASEPNAGAGGERTGATEPSARDGSDPDADGVASRAAETVRGWVSSNSTDESTGASTVDTGSTSAAPENAARARESEVRSSSSETRSGTDPTAEGDGFSEWPDSARRPEDRSSGAEQSETDQSAAARSSPDEATAAQSVTDDRPAAATDVETNAHSADVREAGTDAPAVESEDSAQASARSDVVPADDLPTNAGQDDDSGAVTDVGGTTGSGAGGGSDQPPNDGRVVSEPTGEQPSIEDLRAELNEQFESIKIVRPGQYELNLMELYNRDEYIISLQEDGRYVIDVPDSWHDSGEE
- a CDS encoding DUF7089 family protein; translation: MFEGRELSSPVEAVRADHAPGAVVVDCERDFETLPPAQAEDLGLLVDALEPTSYPAEWLPADAPELLARYAGSDFTVGMPGDGSIAWTRQTEPPTVIVKPRVEGTPEPFLNFLLAEALVEVGLDVPEHFIGFFEDEYRSLDRATRLDPGGTYQVAAALYDAWKGLHTREVFAGWRDDHPELADAWQDAGVRLEDRVSGLPRAVARGETDFADATELACAAIKHAIELPAPFAALDTDAYREHGPGYAITWAEKTFDALEG
- a CDS encoding DUF7090 family protein, whose protein sequence is MEYELAIEGTPETVPGGTGILLLHPSTGETDRIDTDFLKTDTDNFLVVSTRTTAREVRQKLEYYDVDENRAEILDTLSIERGYSRRSSDTVHYVAAPDDVDGIVDHIDGFLADHDGKLRISFDSVTELAYYAGEERALEAAERILSLLEEHEAVGLFHLSEDPHDESLVDEFRTLFDGVIDLDENGSVDATF
- a CDS encoding metal-dependent hydrolase; its protein translation is MWPWEHAIVGYLAYSLFCHAYYRDSPGGLEALAVVFASVLPDLIDKPLTWEYEVFEVGYAIGHSIFFAVPLSIVVGALARSLGRGPTGVAFAVGYLLHLPADVVDRYVRDDHLSFWIVLWPFRQDEARLYAYGDGPDFVDQFFLLLGTYRHELFASDPSTYVLLQAGMAGFAALLWLVDGAPVLRECVLGGKRLAETTIDRIETRTR